CACCTCGGAAACGGAAATCAAATATAGAGAGCTTGCCAACGCTCTGAAAGATCCGGATATGATCGAGTTGTTTCAGGATTTGGAAACCGTTCTTCATAAGGCTTTGGTTTTAAATGCGAACGCAAGATCCGGAGTGGAATCCATTCTCCGGGGAATGATCGATCCTACTTTGAGCGGGGACAGAGTTCTTAAAACGCAGATGATCAATCTCATCGCCGAGGTAGGAAACGCGTTTCAGCAAAGAGCGGGTTTCAGCGATTTCAAATCTTCCGATACGGCTCTTAAGGATCTCATCGTTAATTTAGAAAAGTATTATACACCCGGAGGAAGCGTTCACGATTCTCCCGGGATCGACGATTACAGAGACGCGAACTATCCTTCCGATTTTTCCGTAGTGATGACCGAAGCGTTTCGTTATCTACGGCCCATGCTCGGAGCCGGAGGAACCTATACAAAAAATCCGAACGTTCTTTTAGGAAAGGAACTGAGTAAAAATCTTTTTAACTTAGGGTTTCCGATGGAAGCGGAGAATGTGGATTTTTCTCTGAGAGAATTGATCCGTCTGGATTATCTCGGAAGAGACCGCGCGTACGGAGGATTCGAATACAAAATTTCGGCATTGGAACAACTGCTGTTTCTGCTGACGCTCGCGGATACGTACGGTTTTCGCTGGGAGAATCCTTCCGATAGCACGATCATGAGTTTGGAACCGAACGGTTCCGTGAACGGCGGTCCTATGACCAACGGAGTTTTGACCGTAGGAGACAGCATCTACGCGCTCGGTTCCGCTATGACCGGAAACTTAGGAGTCAAAGCCTTCTTAAATCAAAGTGCGAACGACGGAGCCGTATATCGGAACGGAGACGCGACGACACCGACTCCGTTTACGATGGGAATCAACACTCCTACCTTGGCTCTTCTTGAATCTCCCGATCCGTCCGTGGTTCCCGCCTCGAACGATCCCGTGTTTACCAAAACGATTCCGTTTATGATGAAACTCATCGTGAACGCGGTTCTTTCCGGCGGAGGCCCTTATTACAATAAAAACCGAAGAGACGAAGCGGGAAACATTTACACGATCGACGGTAAACCGTACATCGATTCCAACGGAAACGATCTCATCTATAAATCTTTCTGGTCCAGTTCGGATTATCGAATCAAGGTTTCGGATACGGGAAGCGGAACTTGCACGGCTGGAAGTCTTTGCCGTTGGGTGGGGCCGGGCGGAAGAGAGTCTAACGCAAGTTATCTGAACAATCAATTTACGCAGGTCGCTTCGGGTGTGAACGCAAGCGGAACGAGAGGATGGAGCATTCCGATTTGGGAAATCGCGAAATCTTCCGGCGAGCGCGCTCTGGAAACGGACGAAGAAGTTCTTTATAAGAATTTTCAGTGGCTTCTTTCCGAAAAAAGAATGGTCGCGGTGATTCCTTTACGCGCTTCTCTCGGACCGGGAGTTCCGTACAAGATGGCCGCGTTCGTAACCGTGATCGCAAACGGACTCAAAGGGTTGATGGGAGCCAAACCTCAGTTTCAAGACGGAAGCAGCTGTTCGAGTAAACAAAACGGAAAGTGGAACATACTCGGTTCTTTGTGGAAACCGGGCTGCGCTTCTTCTACGCAGCCGAACTTTCGCGTAGCGGGGACGCAGGTATTGGAGGAAAATTTTTCTTCGCTTCCGGGCGACAGCATGTTCTTTCTCGAAGCCTGGGATTACGGAACGAGCGGAACGAGTTCGATCACGTTCAACAGCCTCGGAGATTCCAACGTTTACAATATCTTCTATCCGCCGAGTTCTCAATACGGGGTTCTGCCTCCGGTATTCGCATTCAATTTTCCTGTTATGGAACGCCTTTCGTTTTTGACGGCGGATGCGGTATCGCCTTCTCAGGTGAATTCTTATTGGGAGAAACGAAACAAACTTCTTCCCTTGATCGTATCCCTTGCAAAAACTCTAACGGATCAATCCGATTCGGCGACCAATAAGAATCCGTTTCAACTTTTGACCGGACTCAGCGCTGCGTTGACTCGACCTCTCTTGACTCAAACGACCGATCTCGAATCGAATTCGGGAGGAAGAACGATCACGGTCGTAAAGACCGCGCTTCCCAACGGAAAATTCAGAAACCGTTTTGCGGGGCCGGAGGAATATCTCTTTCGTCAAAGCGATCCGATCACGGAAGAACCCGTTCGCAGTCCTTTGTCCGTGTTGATCGAAAAGGAAAGGGGATTTCAAGACGGACTTTTGAATCTTGTATCCAAGACAAAACTTCTCACTCATCTCGTTCACATGCTTGCGGAAATGGGAAGACCTAGCCGTCAACCGGGAGCGGATCTTTTCTTTGCGGGACTTGCTGCCGTTGCCGGTGAAATCAAACTCACGTCGGAAACTCCGACCTCCGTTCAGTTCAACTTGCAGACGTATCTGGAAAAACTCGGAACCGATCTCGCGGCGTATCCCGATGCAAGACCGGCGAACGTGTACGATCCTCTTTGGGACGATATGGGAGTGGTCGCGGTTCGACTGAGGGATTATCTTTCCCGTGATTCGGTGTATTCCTTGATTCCGATGTTCGATTTTTCGATGGACTTGGTTTTGGACGTAACACCGACTCCAACGGAGATCGTACATCTTCTCAACTTGCTCGGATCGATCTTCCAAAATTCATCCGGGAATCGAGACTATCTCGTAACGACCTTATTGACTTCCGACACGCCCGCGTTGATCGAAGTCTCCGCCGTTTACGGAAGGTGTGTCAACGGAGTACTGATGGGACTTTCCTTAACGGGAGAATTCTTCAGTTATCTCGAAGCCGACATGAACACTCCGTATACGATCCGTGAAATCTTCGACGATTTGGATCGATTGACCGTATCGGATATGATGCAAAGCCGATCGGGAAACCGTTCTCTTCTTTACACGGCGGGAGTTCTGATGAATCTGTTTGCGGACATCACGGAAAAGGGAAGAAAGCCCTTTCCGGATGGAACCGTGTTCTGGGATCGATTCAACAAGAACGAGGATTCGACTACGTATTGGGACAATCTCACTTCGATCTTTAGCCGTTAATCATAACCCTCAAGTCTCTAACTCTAAAGCCGCTTTGCATCGTTCGATCCAAAACGATGCAAACCATCCTAACGCCGGTTGAACTTCAACCGGCTTTTTTTTACGGGTCCCCAGAAACCCCGGTTTACTTTGTTAGAAGGATCGAGCTGCCAGGTTCTGTCCTCATCGAACGACTCATAGGGAGTGATAGGCTCGCGTTTCCTTTGGAGCAGGTTCTTATGCAAATCGAGAAAGAAGATAGAAGTCGTATTCTGAATCGATCCTTTGCTCGCATAAGAAGAAATCCGTTGAAGGAAACGTATGAAAAGAAGTTCAGTGGAATTCCTTTAGAAGTTCTGCGAAACGCCGCACCGGATTTGAATGAAAGGGCAAGCCTTTTTCAAAAATGGATTCTTTGTCGGAACAAGTGAATCGGCGATTTCGATCCGTTTCTAAATAGGGTAATCTTTTTCATTTGTAGGAACTCATACAGAAACAAGGAACAGGGAATTATCAATCTTCCCCATTTTGCATATGGGTTAATTGTAGAAATCTCCTTATTAAAAAACAAATGTTATAAAAAGTTTTTTTATTCGAACATTCGAAAAAAAATCCGGAATATAAGTACGAGATAAGTATGAAATCGGACGGGCTTCGTATTCTTACCCCTGTTTTTAAAAAGAAAAAAGTGGAACAGGAAGGGAATGCAGATGCTCAATCAAAGAATCAAATGGATTTCAATCGTATTGTTTCTCTGTTGGCTCACGGTCGATTGCTCGGATAAAAAGAAAGATTCCGGCTTTGATCTGATGGCGTTATTCGACTTAGGAAGTCCGTCCGGCGGAGAAGTTTCGAACAATTCCGTCATTCCTCCTTACAACAACGTGGACAATAACGTTGCCACTCTTCCCGTAAATTTCGGAAACGCAGGACCGCAGGCGCATCTCTTCATCAATTCGTACGAAAACGTAAACCGGTATAAGGATCTGGAAATCCAGTTTTCCAAACCGATGAACCGCTCGCTCACCGAAGCGAGCATAACGTTGACCGGAACCTCCGGTCCTTTAGCGGGTCCGGGGATCGGTGTGGAATTTTACTGGGCAAGCGAACAAAGACTGATCCTCAATCCGTACCGAGAACTCAAAGCCGGAGAAAAATACACGCTCAACATCAGTCAAGACGCACTCACGGTTTCTAATAAACCGCTTCTTCCTTACAGCCAGGAATTTAAAACGACATTGAATTACTCTCTGAACAATTCGATCGTGCAGGGCGCGATGAACAAGGCGCTCAACGGAACCGATGATATTTCGTTGGATACGTCCGCGAACGTCACCGTGAATTCCTCGTTTCAAAATCCGGTCCCGGGCGAGAATTACATCGATTCGATCTATCTCCGAAAAAGCGGAAGCGGATCTTCGGTAAAACTTTGTCCGGGCGCTCTGCCCGGATCGACTTGCACGATGAACGCGATCAGCGTGAATCTTTCAACTTCTTCCGTGCCGCCTACGATCGGAGGAAACACGTATTACTACGAGATACAGACCAAGTTCGGACCGACGTATAAAAAATACTTCAGCTTCAATTACGGAAATCTAAACAACGCGAACAATCTTCTCGCAAACATTTCAAACGGAGTGATGGACGAAGCGCAGATGCTTCCGTTTTTGGGAAAGGTGATTCAGAAGTTTACGACCGGAGCGTTTAAGGTTCAGGACGTTAACGGAACCCCGAGAACATTTCAAGAATTCCTAATAGGATTACCCGATCATTCCAAAAAGAAATTTTACGATAACGGTCAGTGGAACATCGGAGAGGCTTGTATTCGTCCGGGACAATCCGGTTCCGGCGGAACCCATCGAATCGACGAATTCCGAAATCAACAATTTATATCCGTGTTGGGTGCAAAACCCGGCGCGGAGGGAAGAGGGTATTGCTGGGTTCCTTCTTCCGCATATCCAACGTATCCGACTTCGGTCGTGGAGCCGAAAGGAGCGGAGGATCAGGGAGAATGGGCGTTCGACAAATGGCCGAAAGCGGCCGCACCTTTCAGTCGTTATAACGCGCCTCTTGAGGATTCACTCGGCGCGGCGAGTATGACGATGGACGTGTATGTAACCGATATGCGTCTTCCCGCATTTGTGAAGAATGCCTCCGGCACGCAGCTTGGAAACGTCGCCGCCGACTTGCGCGTTAATCCGGGAACTGCGAACACCGCGCCCGGACTCGGACTCGATCTGAGTTCGCGTTATGTGGAAGTGGATCTCTTTATCGTTTCCCGGTATGAAGACTGGTATACGATCTTTATTTCACCGGGAACGTTGATGTATTTCAAGACGACCGCGCGTTTGAATTGGGATCCGAATGTAGACCCAGGTTTGAACGGAGGCAACAATCAGCTTCCGAATATTTACTTAACCACTCCTTCTCTGAGAATGGCAAGAGCTAGAAACGTTTTATCGGTGGATGGAACGGGAACCGTTTCGATGGCGGTACGAAGTCCGTTTGCAGTGAACAACACCGTGTTCCCTCTCAATCCGAGCAATGCGGACATCGATTCGGTAACGAATAACTTCTTCGTACTGCCTTGGTCCAATCCGACCTTCCTTCCTATGGGAATTTATTCCGGCGCGGAAGATACGAAAGACTTTATGTATACCGCTCCGATGGAATATTCCGGATCCAACGAAGGAGGGGTGGATAACATTCTCGTTCCTTTGATCGGAAGAGGAACGGTTCAGAATCTAGCGGGCGGAACCGTGCCTTACGTAAAAGGGATCATCACGCAATATATGCTGAAAGACATCGTGCAGAGAATCGCGCCGAACGTGTTGAATTCCGTGGTCGGCGCGCTTCGGGACGAT
The window above is part of the Leptospira yasudae genome. Proteins encoded here:
- a CDS encoding Ig-like domain-containing protein; protein product: MQMLNQRIKWISIVLFLCWLTVDCSDKKKDSGFDLMALFDLGSPSGGEVSNNSVIPPYNNVDNNVATLPVNFGNAGPQAHLFINSYENVNRYKDLEIQFSKPMNRSLTEASITLTGTSGPLAGPGIGVEFYWASEQRLILNPYRELKAGEKYTLNISQDALTVSNKPLLPYSQEFKTTLNYSLNNSIVQGAMNKALNGTDDISLDTSANVTVNSSFQNPVPGENYIDSIYLRKSGSGSSVKLCPGALPGSTCTMNAISVNLSTSSVPPTIGGNTYYYEIQTKFGPTYKKYFSFNYGNLNNANNLLANISNGVMDEAQMLPFLGKVIQKFTTGAFKVQDVNGTPRTFQEFLIGLPDHSKKKFYDNGQWNIGEACIRPGQSGSGGTHRIDEFRNQQFISVLGAKPGAEGRGYCWVPSSAYPTYPTSVVEPKGAEDQGEWAFDKWPKAAAPFSRYNAPLEDSLGAASMTMDVYVTDMRLPAFVKNASGTQLGNVAADLRVNPGTANTAPGLGLDLSSRYVEVDLFIVSRYEDWYTIFISPGTLMYFKTTARLNWDPNVDPGLNGGNNQLPNIYLTTPSLRMARARNVLSVDGTGTVSMAVRSPFAVNNTVFPLNPSNADIDSVTNNFFVLPWSNPTFLPMGIYSGAEDTKDFMYTAPMEYSGSNEGGVDNILVPLIGRGTVQNLAGGTVPYVKGIITQYMLKDIVQRIAPNVLNSVVGALRDDGVTIQLPSYLPDPLRNFPLTVKMKLRTDSVIKHDGVNKGLVSNLDLSFSSNYVDPQGRGLRNQAAKTGMIITRNPATPFPSSYQFTQSNANPGFLLSLHSDTISQAAFHLWQRRGLDITMNKSFIETINSYSGGNPLFQLTTTLLKASPIITILAPGREKLQGLNGSNALAPAAKPYDDIEMVMEPVLAPSVKFKPMTGPGIPKLRLYFTEMQLKIVAKKPASCTGLTGAELTDCGTDTRPNGYTYTLGAVRISLAADAEFKFITFSNPNNDPNLQNLNALQVILSTNNLDYTVEVLEGIANNPFGLDPDGINSVIEPLVTSLVVPLVNSILKEVPLPPQINFPKLRHPTNNTACAINARSNVIQFFTLATETTSDPYMLGGMRFIGAAASDPSSLIICP